Proteins encoded within one genomic window of Streptomyces kaniharaensis:
- a CDS encoding Glu/Leu/Phe/Val dehydrogenase dimerization domain-containing protein — MTDVQTSATHPAPGVLSRIFRTEQDGAPSDGHEQVVLCHDRSSGLKAIIAIHSTALGPALGGTRFFPYASEEAALEDALNLSRGMSYKNALAGLDLGGGKAVIIGDPNKDKNEAMLRAYGRFVESLRGRYITACDVGTYVQDMDVIARETEFVTGRSPEHGGAGDSSILTAFGVFQGMRATAQARWGQPTLRGKRVGVAGVGKVGHYLVGHLVADGATVVITDVSEAAVNRVRAAHPDVEVVADTAALLQAKLDVYAPCALGGALTDASVAALGEFGTSIVCGAANNQLAHPGVEKDLADRGILYAPDYLVNSGGVIQVADEIEGFNFERAKNKATKIFDTTLEIFTRAAADGVPPAVAADRLAEKRMREISALRTVLLPGARRG, encoded by the coding sequence GTGACCGACGTACAGACATCCGCCACGCACCCCGCACCCGGCGTGCTCAGCAGGATCTTCCGTACCGAGCAGGACGGCGCCCCGAGCGACGGCCACGAGCAGGTCGTCCTCTGCCACGACCGCAGCTCCGGGCTCAAGGCGATCATCGCCATCCACTCCACCGCGCTGGGCCCCGCCCTCGGCGGCACCCGCTTCTTCCCGTACGCCTCCGAGGAGGCGGCCCTGGAGGACGCGCTCAACCTGTCCCGCGGGATGTCCTACAAGAACGCGCTGGCCGGGCTCGACCTCGGCGGCGGCAAGGCCGTCATCATCGGCGACCCGAACAAGGACAAGAACGAGGCGATGCTCCGGGCCTACGGCCGCTTCGTCGAGTCCCTGCGCGGCCGCTACATCACCGCCTGCGACGTGGGCACCTACGTGCAGGACATGGACGTCATCGCGCGCGAGACCGAGTTCGTGACCGGCCGCTCGCCCGAGCACGGCGGCGCCGGCGACTCGTCCATCCTGACCGCCTTCGGCGTCTTCCAGGGCATGCGGGCCACCGCCCAGGCCCGCTGGGGCCAGCCGACCCTGCGCGGCAAGCGGGTCGGCGTCGCCGGCGTCGGCAAGGTCGGCCACTACCTGGTCGGCCACCTCGTCGCGGACGGCGCCACCGTCGTCATCACCGACGTCTCCGAGGCCGCCGTCAACCGCGTCCGTGCGGCCCACCCCGACGTCGAGGTCGTCGCCGACACCGCCGCCCTGCTCCAGGCCAAGCTGGACGTCTACGCCCCCTGCGCGCTCGGCGGCGCGCTGACCGACGCCTCGGTGGCCGCGCTGGGCGAGTTCGGCACCTCGATCGTCTGCGGCGCGGCCAACAACCAGCTGGCCCACCCGGGCGTCGAGAAGGACCTCGCCGACCGCGGCATCCTCTACGCCCCCGACTACCTGGTGAACTCCGGCGGCGTCATCCAGGTCGCCGACGAGATCGAGGGCTTCAACTTCGAGCGGGCCAAGAACAAGGCCACCAAGATCTTCGACACCACCCTGGAGATCTTCACCCGGGCCGCCGCCGACGGCGTCCCGCCGGCGGTCGCCGCCGACCGCCTCGCCGAGAAGCGGATGCGCGAGATCAGTGCGCTGCGCACCGTCCTGCTGCCGGGCGCCCGCCGGGGCTGA
- the purF gene encoding amidophosphoribosyltransferase → MPRGDGRLNHDLLPGEKGPQDACGVFGVWAPGEEVAKLTFFGLYALQHRGQESAGIAVSNGSQILVFKDMGLVSQVFDEASLGSLHGHIAVGHARYSTTGSSVWENAQPTFRATVHGSLALGHNGNLVNTAELAAMVAELPGEEHVSRSGRTAATNDTDLVTALLAGHPDLSIEETAKVVLPEVKGAFSLVFMDEHTLYAARDPQGIRPLVLGRLERGWVVASETAALDIVGASFIREVEPGELIAIDENGLRTSRFAEAKPKGCVFEYVYLARPDTSIAGRNVHLSRVEMGRRLAKEAPVEADLVIATPESGTPAAIGYAEASGIPYGSGLVKNAYVGRTFIQPSQTIRQLGIRLKLNPLREVIAGKRLVVVDDSIVRGNTQRALVKMLREAGAAEVHIRISSPPVKWPCFFGIDFATRAELIANGMTIEEIGRTLGADSLSYISIDGMIEATKQPKDRLCRACFDGEYPMELPDPALLGKLLLEAEIKGGQQPPAVRGKPTSGSDLDGVQSLLGGAGAADALRRP, encoded by the coding sequence GTGCCACGTGGTGACGGAAGACTCAACCACGATCTTCTTCCCGGTGAGAAAGGCCCCCAGGACGCGTGTGGCGTCTTCGGTGTCTGGGCTCCCGGCGAGGAGGTCGCCAAGCTCACGTTCTTCGGCCTTTACGCCCTGCAGCACCGCGGTCAGGAATCCGCGGGCATCGCAGTGAGCAACGGCTCCCAGATTCTCGTCTTCAAGGACATGGGACTCGTCTCCCAGGTCTTCGACGAGGCCTCGCTGGGGTCGTTGCACGGGCATATCGCCGTCGGACACGCCCGCTACTCGACCACCGGTTCCTCGGTCTGGGAGAACGCCCAGCCGACCTTCCGGGCGACCGTCCACGGTTCGCTGGCCCTCGGGCACAACGGAAACCTGGTGAACACCGCCGAACTGGCGGCCATGGTCGCCGAACTGCCCGGCGAGGAGCACGTCTCCCGCTCGGGCCGCACCGCCGCGACCAACGACACCGACCTGGTGACCGCGCTGCTCGCCGGCCACCCGGACCTCTCCATCGAGGAGACGGCCAAGGTCGTGCTGCCCGAGGTCAAGGGTGCGTTCTCGCTCGTCTTCATGGACGAGCACACCCTCTACGCCGCCCGCGACCCGCAGGGCATCCGCCCGCTGGTGCTCGGCCGGCTGGAGCGCGGCTGGGTGGTCGCCTCCGAGACGGCGGCGCTGGACATCGTCGGCGCCTCGTTCATCCGCGAGGTCGAGCCAGGCGAGCTCATCGCCATCGACGAGAACGGCCTGCGCACCTCCCGCTTCGCCGAGGCGAAGCCCAAGGGCTGCGTGTTCGAGTACGTCTACCTGGCTCGCCCCGACACCAGCATCGCCGGCCGCAACGTCCACCTCTCCCGTGTGGAGATGGGCCGCAGGCTGGCGAAGGAGGCCCCGGTCGAGGCCGACCTGGTCATAGCGACGCCCGAGTCCGGCACCCCCGCCGCGATCGGCTACGCCGAGGCCAGCGGCATCCCGTACGGCTCCGGCCTGGTGAAGAACGCCTACGTGGGCCGCACCTTCATCCAGCCCAGCCAGACCATCCGCCAGCTCGGCATCCGGCTCAAGCTGAACCCGCTGCGCGAGGTCATCGCCGGCAAGCGCCTGGTCGTCGTCGACGACTCGATCGTCCGCGGCAACACCCAGCGCGCGCTGGTGAAGATGCTGCGCGAGGCCGGCGCCGCCGAGGTGCACATCCGGATCTCCTCGCCGCCGGTGAAGTGGCCGTGCTTCTTCGGCATCGACTTCGCCACCCGCGCGGAGCTGATCGCCAACGGCATGACCATCGAGGAGATCGGCCGCACCCTCGGTGCCGACTCGCTCTCCTACATCTCGATCGACGGCATGATCGAGGCCACCAAGCAGCCCAAGGACAGGCTCTGCCGGGCCTGCTTCGACGGCGAGTACCCGATGGAGCTGCCGGACCCGGCGCTGCTCGGCAAGCTCCTGCTGGAGGCCGAGATCAAGGGCGGCCAGCAGCCGCCCGCCGTCCGCGGCAAGCCGACCAGCGGCAGCGACCTGGACGGCGTCCAGTCGCTGCTCGGCGGGGCGGGCGCGGCCGACGCGCTGCGCCGCCCGTAA
- the bldC gene encoding developmental transcriptional regulator BldC, which produces MTARTPDAEPLLTPAEVATMFRVDPKTVTRWAKAGKLTSIRTLGGHRRYREAEVRALLAGIPAQRTEA; this is translated from the coding sequence ATGACCGCTCGTACCCCTGACGCCGAGCCGCTGCTGACGCCGGCAGAGGTCGCCACCATGTTCCGCGTGGACCCGAAGACGGTCACCCGCTGGGCCAAGGCCGGCAAGCTGACGTCGATTCGCACGCTCGGCGGTCACCGCCGTTACCGCGAGGCGGAGGTGCGTGCACTGCTGGCCGGGATTCCCGCCCAGCGTACCGAGGCCTGA
- the hrpA gene encoding ATP-dependent RNA helicase HrpA, with translation MPAVSSPAVQSATAPAAGPGIGELAARLPELTLRDQVRIGRRLEGARRVRAPEARQKIAAEIAADIDRAELLVEQRRAGVPTITYPAELPVSQKKDDILAAIRDHQVVIVAGETGSGKTTQIPKICLELGRGVRGLVGHTQPRRIAARTVAERVAEELDTPLGEAVGWKVRFTDQVGQGTLVKLMTDGILLAEIQTDRDLRQYDTLIIDEAHERSLNIDFILGYVKQLLPRRPDLKVVITSATIDPERFARHFDDAPIIEVSGRTYPVEVRYRPIVEDADGDAEDDAADRDRDQIQAICDAAEELQAEGPGDILVFLSGEREIRDTADALNRLKLKSTEVLPLYARLSSAEQHRVFQRSGSRRIVLATNVAETSLTVPGIKYVIDPGTARISRYSHRTKVQRLPIEAVSQASANQRKGRCGRTSDGICIRLYSEDDFLSRPEFTDAEILRTNLASVILQMTAAGLGDITAFPFLDPPDSRNIKDGVHLLHELGALDPDEKDPRKRLTALGRKLAQLPVDPRMARMVLEADRNGCVRDVMVIAAALSIQDPRERPTEKRQAADERHRRFNSETSDFLSYLAMWRYVREQQRELSSSAFRRMCKAEFLNYLRIREWQDVYTQLRTVAKQLGVTIEEPHPDAEPDADRIHQSLLAGLLSHIGLFDVEKREYGGARGARFAVFPGSGLFKKPPRWVMSAELVETSRLWARINAKIEPEWVEPLAGHLIKRSYSEPHWEKKAGAVLAYEKVTLYGMPIVAQRKVNYGKIDPELCRELFIRNALVEGDWETHHKFFAENRKLLGEVEELENRARRRDILVDDQTLFDFYDARLPDDVVSTRHFDAWWKKARHEQPDLLNFEKSMLINDAADGVTEADYPDHWQQGKLRFKLTYQFEPGSDADGVTVHIPLPVLNQVTAEGFDWQIPGLREELVTAWIKSLPKAVRRNFVPAPDFAKAALREVRDRQEPLLPSLEHALKRLTAVTVPPEAWDDDRVPDHLKVTFRVVDGRRKLAESKDLEELRLRLKPKLKETLSSAASGKGIEQSGLTAWPVALPVLQRTFEQRSRGHSLRAHPALVDEGATVGIKLFDTPEAQERAMWEGTRRLLMLTTNSPAKSIQGRLGNQAKLALSHNPHGSITALFEDVVACATDRLMALGGGPAWDEAAFGKLHDRVRADLYDLSADTTLKTATALIAFHKASTRLKTVSSPVLLNAVNDVRLHLASLVHPGFVTDTGWQRLPDLKRYLLAVDRRLEALPNHPQRDAQLLLKVQQVQQAYGELLAAVPAGRQPSPEVRAIRWTIEELRVSFFAQSLGTPAPVSEKRIMKAMEAARAAL, from the coding sequence ATGCCCGCAGTGAGTTCTCCCGCAGTCCAGTCCGCCACCGCGCCCGCCGCGGGTCCCGGTATCGGCGAGCTGGCCGCCCGCCTGCCCGAGCTGACCCTGCGCGACCAGGTGCGGATCGGGCGCCGGCTGGAGGGGGCCCGACGGGTCCGGGCGCCCGAGGCCCGGCAGAAGATCGCCGCCGAGATCGCCGCGGACATCGACCGCGCCGAGCTGCTGGTCGAGCAGCGCCGCGCCGGCGTCCCGACGATCACGTATCCCGCCGAGCTGCCGGTCAGCCAGAAGAAGGACGACATCCTGGCGGCGATCCGGGACCACCAGGTGGTGATCGTCGCGGGCGAGACCGGCTCCGGCAAGACGACCCAGATCCCGAAGATCTGCCTGGAGCTCGGCCGGGGCGTGCGCGGCCTGGTGGGCCACACCCAGCCCCGCCGCATCGCGGCCCGTACGGTGGCCGAGCGCGTCGCGGAGGAGCTGGACACCCCGCTCGGCGAGGCGGTCGGCTGGAAGGTCCGGTTCACCGACCAGGTCGGCCAGGGCACCCTTGTCAAGCTGATGACCGACGGCATCCTGCTCGCGGAGATCCAGACCGACCGCGACCTGCGCCAGTACGACACCCTGATCATCGACGAGGCGCACGAGCGCAGCCTCAACATCGACTTCATCCTCGGCTACGTCAAGCAGCTGCTCCCGCGCCGCCCGGACCTCAAGGTCGTGATCACCTCCGCGACCATCGACCCGGAGCGCTTCGCCCGGCACTTCGACGACGCCCCGATCATCGAGGTGTCCGGCCGGACGTACCCGGTGGAGGTCCGCTACCGGCCGATCGTCGAGGACGCTGACGGCGACGCCGAGGACGACGCCGCCGACCGCGACCGGGACCAGATCCAGGCGATCTGCGACGCCGCCGAGGAGCTCCAGGCCGAGGGCCCGGGCGACATCCTGGTCTTCCTCTCCGGCGAGCGCGAGATCCGCGACACCGCCGACGCGCTCAACCGCCTGAAGCTGAAGTCCACCGAGGTCCTGCCGCTGTACGCCCGGCTGAGCTCGGCCGAGCAGCACAGGGTCTTCCAGCGCTCCGGCAGCCGCCGGATCGTCCTCGCCACCAACGTGGCCGAGACCTCGCTCACCGTCCCGGGCATCAAGTACGTGATCGACCCGGGCACCGCCCGCATCTCCCGCTACAGCCACCGCACCAAGGTGCAGCGGCTGCCGATCGAGGCGGTCAGCCAGGCCAGCGCCAACCAGCGCAAGGGCCGCTGCGGCCGCACCTCGGACGGCATCTGCATCCGGCTGTACTCGGAGGACGACTTCCTCTCCCGCCCCGAGTTCACCGACGCCGAGATCCTGCGCACCAACCTGGCGTCGGTGATCCTGCAGATGACCGCCGCCGGTCTCGGCGACATCACCGCCTTCCCGTTCCTGGACCCGCCGGACTCCCGCAACATCAAGGACGGCGTGCACCTGCTGCACGAACTCGGCGCCCTGGACCCGGACGAGAAGGACCCGCGCAAGCGCCTCACCGCGCTCGGCCGCAAGCTGGCCCAGCTCCCGGTGGACCCGCGGATGGCCCGGATGGTGCTGGAGGCGGACCGCAACGGCTGCGTCCGCGACGTCATGGTGATCGCCGCCGCGCTCTCCATCCAGGACCCGCGCGAGCGCCCCACCGAGAAGCGCCAGGCCGCCGACGAGCGGCATCGCCGGTTCAACTCGGAGACCTCCGACTTCCTCTCCTACCTGGCGATGTGGCGCTACGTCCGGGAGCAGCAGCGCGAGCTGTCCTCCTCGGCGTTCCGCCGGATGTGCAAGGCGGAGTTCCTCAACTACCTGCGCATACGGGAGTGGCAGGACGTCTACACCCAGCTGCGCACCGTCGCCAAGCAGTTGGGCGTGACGATCGAGGAGCCGCATCCCGATGCCGAGCCGGACGCCGACCGGATCCACCAGTCGCTGCTGGCCGGGCTCCTCTCCCACATCGGCCTGTTCGACGTGGAGAAGCGCGAGTACGGCGGCGCGCGCGGCGCCCGCTTCGCGGTCTTCCCGGGCTCGGGCCTGTTCAAGAAGCCGCCGCGCTGGGTGATGTCGGCCGAGCTGGTCGAGACGTCCCGGCTCTGGGCCCGGATCAACGCGAAGATCGAGCCGGAGTGGGTGGAGCCGCTGGCCGGCCACCTGATCAAGCGCAGCTACAGCGAGCCGCACTGGGAGAAGAAGGCCGGCGCCGTCCTGGCCTACGAGAAGGTGACCCTCTACGGGATGCCGATCGTCGCCCAGCGCAAGGTCAACTACGGGAAGATCGACCCGGAGCTGTGCCGCGAACTCTTCATCCGCAACGCGCTGGTGGAGGGCGACTGGGAGACCCACCACAAGTTCTTCGCGGAGAACCGGAAGCTGCTCGGCGAGGTCGAGGAGCTGGAGAACCGGGCCCGTCGCCGGGACATCCTGGTCGACGACCAGACCCTGTTCGACTTCTACGACGCCCGGCTGCCCGACGACGTCGTCTCCACCCGGCACTTCGACGCGTGGTGGAAGAAGGCCCGGCACGAGCAGCCGGACCTGCTCAACTTCGAGAAGTCGATGCTGATCAACGACGCCGCCGACGGCGTCACGGAGGCCGACTACCCGGACCACTGGCAGCAGGGCAAGCTGCGGTTCAAGCTGACCTACCAGTTCGAGCCGGGCAGCGACGCGGACGGCGTGACCGTCCACATCCCGCTGCCGGTGCTCAACCAGGTCACCGCGGAGGGCTTCGACTGGCAGATCCCGGGCCTGCGGGAGGAGCTGGTCACCGCCTGGATCAAGTCGCTGCCGAAGGCGGTCCGGCGCAACTTCGTCCCGGCACCGGACTTCGCCAAGGCCGCGCTGCGTGAGGTGAGGGACCGCCAAGAGCCGTTGCTGCCGTCCCTGGAGCACGCGCTCAAGCGCCTGACGGCCGTCACCGTCCCGCCGGAGGCCTGGGACGACGACCGGGTCCCCGACCACCTCAAGGTCACGTTCCGGGTCGTGGACGGCCGCCGCAAGCTCGCCGAGTCCAAGGACCTGGAGGAGCTGCGGCTGCGGCTCAAGCCGAAGCTGAAGGAGACGCTCTCCTCGGCGGCCTCCGGCAAGGGCATCGAGCAGAGCGGGCTGACCGCCTGGCCGGTCGCGCTGCCGGTGCTCCAGCGCACCTTCGAGCAGCGTTCACGCGGCCACTCGCTGCGCGCCCACCCGGCCCTGGTGGACGAGGGGGCGACGGTCGGCATCAAGCTGTTCGACACCCCGGAGGCACAGGAGCGGGCGATGTGGGAGGGCACCCGCCGGCTGCTGATGCTGACCACCAACTCCCCGGCCAAGTCGATCCAGGGCCGCCTGGGCAACCAGGCGAAGCTGGCGCTCTCGCACAACCCGCACGGCTCGATCACCGCACTGTTCGAGGACGTGGTGGCCTGTGCGACGGACCGGCTGATGGCCCTGGGCGGCGGCCCGGCCTGGGACGAGGCGGCCTTCGGCAAGCTGCACGACAGGGTGCGGGCGGACCTGTACGACCTGTCCGCGGACACCACGCTGAAGACGGCCACCGCGCTGATCGCCTTCCACAAGGCCTCGACGCGGCTGAAGACGGTGAGCAGCCCGGTGCTGCTGAACGCGGTGAACGACGTGCGGCTGCACCTGGCCTCGCTGGTGCACCCGGGCTTCGTGACGGACACCGGCTGGCAGCGCCTGCCGGACCTCAAGCGCTACCTCCTGGCGGTGGACCGCCGGCTGGAGGCGCTGCCCAACCACCCGCAGCGGGACGCCCAGCTGCTGCTGAAGGTCCAGCAGGTGCAGCAGGCCTACGGGGAGCTGCTGGCGGCCGTCCCGGCCGGGCGGCAGCCGTCCCCGGAGGTGCGGGCGATCCGCTGGACGATCGAGGAGCTGCGGGTCAGCTTCTTCGCCCAGTCGCTGGGCACGCCGGCCCCGGTCTCGGAGAAGCGGATCATGAAGGCGATGGAGGCGGCCCGGGCCGCGCTCTGA
- a CDS encoding adenylosuccinate synthase, which translates to MPALVLVGAQWGDEGKGKATDLLGGSVDYVVRYQGGNNAGHTVVIGDQKYALHLLPSGILSPNVTPVIGNGVVIDPGVLLSELGGLNERGIDTSKLLISGNAHLITPYHRTLDKVTERFLGKRRIGTTGRGIGPTYADKINRVGIRVQDLFDESILRQKIEAALHDKNQILVKLYNRRAIPAELVVEEYLGYAEKIKPFLADTTLVLDEALKAGKVVLLEGGQGTLLDVDHGTYPFVTSSNPTAGGACTGAGIGPTKIDRVIGILKAYTTRVGSGPFPTELNDEDGEALRRIGGERGVTTGRDRRCGWFDAVIARYATRVNGLTDFFLTKLDVLTGWEQIPVCVAYEIDGQRVEELPYNQSDFHHAKPIYETLPGWNEDISKAKSFAELPKNAQAYVKALEEMSGAPISAIGVGPGRDETIQINSFI; encoded by the coding sequence GTGCCGGCACTCGTGCTCGTTGGCGCTCAGTGGGGAGACGAGGGCAAGGGGAAGGCGACCGACCTCCTCGGCGGCTCCGTCGACTACGTCGTCCGCTACCAGGGCGGCAACAACGCCGGTCACACGGTGGTCATCGGCGACCAGAAGTATGCCCTGCACCTGCTCCCTTCCGGCATCCTCAGCCCGAACGTGACGCCGGTGATCGGCAACGGCGTCGTCATCGACCCGGGCGTGCTGCTCTCCGAGCTGGGCGGCCTGAACGAGCGCGGCATCGACACCTCCAAGCTGCTGATCTCGGGCAACGCCCACCTGATCACGCCGTACCACCGCACCCTGGACAAGGTCACCGAGCGCTTCCTGGGCAAGCGCCGGATCGGCACCACCGGCCGCGGCATCGGCCCGACCTACGCGGACAAGATCAACCGCGTCGGCATCCGGGTCCAGGACCTGTTCGACGAGTCGATCCTGCGCCAGAAGATCGAGGCGGCGCTGCACGACAAGAACCAGATCCTGGTCAAGCTCTACAACCGCCGCGCCATCCCGGCCGAGCTGGTCGTCGAGGAGTACCTCGGCTACGCGGAGAAGATCAAGCCCTTCCTCGCCGACACCACCCTCGTCCTGGACGAGGCCCTCAAGGCCGGCAAGGTCGTCCTCCTGGAGGGCGGTCAGGGCACCCTGCTCGACGTCGACCACGGCACGTACCCCTTCGTGACCTCGTCGAACCCGACCGCGGGCGGCGCCTGCACCGGCGCCGGCATCGGCCCCACCAAGATCGACCGGGTCATCGGCATCCTCAAGGCCTACACCACCCGCGTCGGCTCCGGCCCGTTCCCGACCGAGCTGAACGACGAGGACGGCGAGGCCCTGCGCCGCATCGGCGGCGAGCGCGGTGTCACCACCGGCCGTGACCGCCGCTGCGGCTGGTTCGACGCCGTCATCGCGCGCTACGCGACCCGGGTCAACGGCCTCACCGACTTCTTCCTCACCAAGCTCGACGTGCTGACCGGCTGGGAGCAGATCCCGGTCTGCGTCGCGTACGAGATCGACGGGCAGCGGGTCGAGGAACTCCCCTACAACCAGTCGGACTTCCACCACGCCAAGCCGATCTACGAGACGCTGCCGGGCTGGAACGAGGACATCAGCAAGGCGAAGTCCTTCGCCGAGCTGCCGAAGAACGCGCAGGCGTACGTGAAGGCGCTGGAGGAGATGTCGGGCGCGCCGATCTCCGCCATCGGCGTCGGTCCGGGCCGGGACGAGACGATCCAGATCAACTCGTTCATCTGA
- the purM gene encoding phosphoribosylformylglycinamidine cyclo-ligase, with protein MTSSNQNGATYAAAGVDIEAGDRAVELMKQWVKKADRPEVVGGLGGFAGLFDASAFKNYERPLLATATDGVGTKVAIAAAMDKHDTIGHDLVGMVVDDLVVCGAEPLFMTDYICVGKVVPERVAAIVKGIAEGCALAGCTLIGGETAEHPGLLGPDEYDVAGAGTGVVEADALLGADRVRAGDVVIAMAASGLHSNGYSLVRHVLLNQAGWKLDRKVEEFGRTLGEELLEPTRIYSLDCLALTRATEIHAFSHVTGGGLAANLARVIPAGLHARLDRGTWTPLPVFRTVAEVGKMATLEIEKTLNMGVGMVAVVPPHSVDVVLSLLEDRGVEAWLLGDIVERTDEHEGGAALYNAYEGFTAG; from the coding sequence GTGACCAGCTCCAACCAGAACGGCGCCACCTACGCCGCCGCCGGTGTCGACATCGAGGCGGGCGACCGCGCCGTCGAGCTCATGAAGCAGTGGGTGAAGAAGGCCGACCGCCCCGAGGTGGTCGGCGGCCTCGGCGGCTTCGCCGGGCTCTTCGACGCGTCCGCCTTCAAGAACTACGAGCGGCCGCTGCTGGCCACGGCCACCGACGGCGTCGGCACCAAGGTGGCCATCGCCGCCGCCATGGACAAGCACGACACCATCGGCCACGACCTGGTCGGCATGGTCGTGGACGACCTCGTGGTGTGCGGCGCCGAGCCGCTGTTCATGACCGACTACATCTGCGTCGGCAAGGTCGTGCCGGAGCGGGTCGCCGCGATCGTCAAGGGCATCGCCGAGGGCTGCGCGCTGGCCGGCTGCACCCTGATCGGTGGCGAGACCGCCGAGCACCCGGGCCTGCTGGGTCCGGACGAGTACGACGTCGCGGGCGCCGGAACCGGTGTCGTCGAGGCCGACGCGCTGCTCGGCGCGGACCGGGTCCGGGCCGGCGACGTGGTGATCGCGATGGCCGCCTCCGGCCTGCACTCCAACGGCTACTCGCTGGTCCGCCACGTGCTGCTGAACCAGGCCGGCTGGAAGCTCGACCGCAAGGTCGAGGAGTTCGGCCGCACCCTCGGCGAGGAGCTGCTGGAGCCGACCCGGATCTACTCGCTGGACTGCCTGGCGCTCACCCGCGCCACCGAGATCCACGCCTTCTCGCACGTCACCGGCGGCGGTCTGGCGGCCAACCTGGCCCGGGTCATCCCGGCCGGTCTGCACGCCCGCCTGGACCGCGGCACCTGGACCCCGCTGCCGGTGTTCCGCACCGTCGCCGAGGTCGGCAAGATGGCCACCCTGGAGATCGAGAAGACGCTCAACATGGGCGTCGGCATGGTCGCGGTCGTCCCGCCGCACTCGGTGGACGTGGTGCTGTCGCTCCTGGAGGACCGCGGCGTCGAGGCCTGGCTGCTGGGCGACATCGTCGAGCGCACCGACGAGCACGAGGGCGGCGCTGCCCTCTACAACGCCTACGAGGGCTTCACGGCCGGCTGA
- a CDS encoding diacylglycerol kinase, with protein sequence MSSLSTPATGGPEPLLLLLDPVARQADGESVRIAKDVLCGGADVKVAYPESPSELDRVLSHRGRRRPVVIGSDLALQRVLQALHRQRELGADPVGMVPVGRPEELVAARALGVPGAPVPAARAVLSGAPRKLDLLVDDGGGVALGGVRISGSGARRLVGRPGGWRSLWAKLAAAEQGNAPVSEAAEHSSRIRVEADGRLLADVHRPVRLVQVTLPSGESDGTGVMEIVVHAPDALVRTRAASVSVVGRGFGYEADGHPVGPVRARTWTVHPGAWGLLLPAA encoded by the coding sequence GTGTCGTCCCTGTCCACACCCGCAACCGGGGGCCCCGAACCGCTTCTGCTGCTCCTAGACCCGGTGGCCCGGCAGGCCGACGGCGAGTCGGTGCGGATCGCGAAGGACGTGCTCTGCGGGGGTGCGGACGTCAAGGTGGCGTACCCGGAGAGTCCGTCCGAACTCGATCGGGTGCTTTCGCACCGGGGTCGACGGCGACCGGTGGTGATCGGTTCCGATCTCGCCCTGCAGCGAGTGCTGCAGGCCCTGCATCGGCAGCGTGAGCTGGGCGCGGATCCGGTGGGCATGGTTCCGGTTGGCCGGCCGGAGGAGCTGGTGGCGGCCCGCGCGCTCGGTGTGCCGGGGGCTCCGGTACCGGCGGCCCGGGCGGTGCTGTCGGGCGCGCCGCGGAAGCTGGATCTGCTGGTGGACGACGGCGGCGGAGTCGCGCTGGGCGGGGTGCGGATCTCCGGGAGCGGGGCACGGCGGCTGGTCGGCCGTCCGGGGGGCTGGCGTTCGCTATGGGCGAAACTGGCTGCGGCCGAGCAGGGGAACGCACCCGTCTCCGAGGCGGCCGAGCACAGCTCCCGGATCCGGGTCGAGGCCGACGGCCGGCTGCTCGCGGACGTCCACCGGCCGGTCCGGCTGGTGCAGGTCACGCTGCCGTCCGGGGAGTCGGACGGGACGGGCGTGATGGAGATCGTCGTTCATGCGCCCGACGCACTCGTGCGCACCCGGGCCGCGAGCGTCTCGGTGGTCGGGCGCGGCTTCGGCTACGAGGCGGACGGCCACCCGGTCGGCCCGGTCCGTGCCCGGACGTGGACGGTGCACCCGGGCGCCTGGGGCCTCCTGCTGCCGGCGGCGTGA
- a CDS encoding DUF3073 domain-containing protein, with the protein MGRGRAKAKQTKVARELKYNSGGFDANRLSNELGVSPSTASIEPEPIEEEEDDDPYAEYAARYADLDDEDDNEPGTGPSQASRRS; encoded by the coding sequence ATGGGGCGCGGCCGGGCCAAGGCCAAGCAGACGAAGGTCGCCCGCGAGCTGAAGTACAACAGCGGCGGGTTTGACGCTAACCGTCTGTCCAACGAGCTGGGCGTATCGCCGTCCACCGCTTCGATCGAGCCGGAGCCGATCGAAGAGGAGGAGGACGACGACCCGTACGCGGAGTACGCCGCCCGCTACGCCGACCTCGACGACGAGGACGACAACGAGCCGGGCACCGGGCCGTCGCAGGCCTCCCGCCGCTCGTAA